Proteins encoded together in one Piliocolobus tephrosceles isolate RC106 chromosome 15, ASM277652v3, whole genome shotgun sequence window:
- the ZNF2 gene encoding zinc finger protein 2 isoform X2, which produces MAAVSPTTRCQESLTFEDVAVVFTDEEWSHLVPMQRDLYKEVMLENYNSIVSLGLPVPQPDVIFQLKRGDKPWVVDLHGSEEGERPESVSPDWETKPEIHDASDEKSEGSVRECLGRQSPLCPKFEVYAPDGRVGTEKQSLSGETHKKSLSREKGMRRGSALPREVLTKERHQECRDCGKTFFDHSSLTRHRRTHTGEKPYGCRECGKAFSHRSSLSRHLMSHTGESPYECGVCAKAFFDRASLTVHQRIHTGEKPFQCSQCGKAFFDRSSLTRHQRIHTGESPYECHECGKAFSQKSILTRHQLIHTGRKPYECNECGKAFYGVSSLNRHQKAHAGDPRYQCNECGKAFFDRSSLTQHQKIHTGDKPYECSECGKAFSQRCRLTRHQRVHTGEKPFECSVCGKVFSSKSSVIQHQRRYAKQGID; this is translated from the exons ATGGCTGCTGTGTCTCCGACCACCAGATGCCAG GAATCACTGACATTCGAAGACGTGGCTGTGGTTTTCACAGATGAAGAGTGGAGTCATCTGGTCCCCATGCAGAGGGACCTCTACAAGGAAGTGATGCTGGAGAACTATAACAGCATCGTGTCATTGG GCCTTCCAGTTCCTCAACCTGATGTGATTTTCCAATTGAAGAGAGGGGACAAGCCATGGGTAGTAGATCTGCATGGGTCTGAGGAGGGAGAACGGCCAGAGAGTGTCTCTCCAG ACTGGGAAACCAAGCCTGAGATTCATGATGCTTCAGACGAAAAATCAGAAGGATCAGTGAGGGAATGCCTTGGAAGGCAAAGTCCTCTGTGTCCTAAATTTGAAGTTTATGCACCCGATGGCAGGGtgggaacagaaaagcaaagccTTTCAGGGGAGACTCATAAGAAATCTCTCTCCCGGGAGAAAGGCATGCGGCGAGGGTCAGCCCTGCCCAGGGAAGTTCTCACTAAAGAGAGACACCAGGAATGCCGTGACTGTGGGAAGACCTTTTTTGACCACTCATCGCTCACCCGCCACCGGAGGACTCACACTGGGGAGAAGCCCTACGGCTGCCGtgagtgtgggaaagccttcagccACAGGAGCAGCCTCAGCAGACACCTGATGTCGCACACTGGGGAGAGCCCTTACGAGTGCGGCGTGTGTGCAAAAGCCTTCTTCGACCGCGCGTCCCTCACCGTCCACCAGCGAATTCATACCGGGGAGAAGCCCTTTCAGTGCAGCCAGTGTGGGAAGGCCTTTTTCGACCGCTCGTCCCTCACTCGACaccagagaattcacactggagaaagtCCTTATGAGTGTCAtgagtgtgggaaagccttcagccAGAAAAGCATTCTTACTCGCCATCAGCTAATCCACACCGGCAGGAAGCCGTACGAGTGTAACGAGTGCGGGAAAGCGTTCTATGGGGTCTCGTCACTGAACAGACATCAGAAGGCTCACGCCGGGGACCCGCGTTATCAGTGTAACGAGTGTGGCAAAGCTTTCTTTGACCGCTCGTCCCTTACGCAGCATCAGAAGATCCACACTGGAGACAAGCCATATGAATGCAGCGAGTGCGGGAAAGCCTTCAGCCAGCGGTGCCGGCTCACGCGGCATCAGCGCGTCCACACGGGAGAGAAGCCCTTTGAATGCAGCGTGTGTGGGAAAGTGTTCAGTTCAAAATCTTCCGTTATTCAGCATCAGCGGCGTTACGCCAAGCAGGGAATAGACTGA
- the ZNF2 gene encoding zinc finger protein 2 isoform X1 translates to MTLQKKSQKGLVTTFGRKESEDSALVSKESTQERMAAVSPTTRCQESLTFEDVAVVFTDEEWSHLVPMQRDLYKEVMLENYNSIVSLGLPVPQPDVIFQLKRGDKPWVVDLHGSEEGERPESVSPDWETKPEIHDASDEKSEGSVRECLGRQSPLCPKFEVYAPDGRVGTEKQSLSGETHKKSLSREKGMRRGSALPREVLTKERHQECRDCGKTFFDHSSLTRHRRTHTGEKPYGCRECGKAFSHRSSLSRHLMSHTGESPYECGVCAKAFFDRASLTVHQRIHTGEKPFQCSQCGKAFFDRSSLTRHQRIHTGESPYECHECGKAFSQKSILTRHQLIHTGRKPYECNECGKAFYGVSSLNRHQKAHAGDPRYQCNECGKAFFDRSSLTQHQKIHTGDKPYECSECGKAFSQRCRLTRHQRVHTGEKPFECSVCGKVFSSKSSVIQHQRRYAKQGID, encoded by the exons GACTCTGCCCTTGTCTCCAAGGAGAGCACACAGGAAAGAATGGCTGCTGTGTCTCCGACCACCAGATGCCAG GAATCACTGACATTCGAAGACGTGGCTGTGGTTTTCACAGATGAAGAGTGGAGTCATCTGGTCCCCATGCAGAGGGACCTCTACAAGGAAGTGATGCTGGAGAACTATAACAGCATCGTGTCATTGG GCCTTCCAGTTCCTCAACCTGATGTGATTTTCCAATTGAAGAGAGGGGACAAGCCATGGGTAGTAGATCTGCATGGGTCTGAGGAGGGAGAACGGCCAGAGAGTGTCTCTCCAG ACTGGGAAACCAAGCCTGAGATTCATGATGCTTCAGACGAAAAATCAGAAGGATCAGTGAGGGAATGCCTTGGAAGGCAAAGTCCTCTGTGTCCTAAATTTGAAGTTTATGCACCCGATGGCAGGGtgggaacagaaaagcaaagccTTTCAGGGGAGACTCATAAGAAATCTCTCTCCCGGGAGAAAGGCATGCGGCGAGGGTCAGCCCTGCCCAGGGAAGTTCTCACTAAAGAGAGACACCAGGAATGCCGTGACTGTGGGAAGACCTTTTTTGACCACTCATCGCTCACCCGCCACCGGAGGACTCACACTGGGGAGAAGCCCTACGGCTGCCGtgagtgtgggaaagccttcagccACAGGAGCAGCCTCAGCAGACACCTGATGTCGCACACTGGGGAGAGCCCTTACGAGTGCGGCGTGTGTGCAAAAGCCTTCTTCGACCGCGCGTCCCTCACCGTCCACCAGCGAATTCATACCGGGGAGAAGCCCTTTCAGTGCAGCCAGTGTGGGAAGGCCTTTTTCGACCGCTCGTCCCTCACTCGACaccagagaattcacactggagaaagtCCTTATGAGTGTCAtgagtgtgggaaagccttcagccAGAAAAGCATTCTTACTCGCCATCAGCTAATCCACACCGGCAGGAAGCCGTACGAGTGTAACGAGTGCGGGAAAGCGTTCTATGGGGTCTCGTCACTGAACAGACATCAGAAGGCTCACGCCGGGGACCCGCGTTATCAGTGTAACGAGTGTGGCAAAGCTTTCTTTGACCGCTCGTCCCTTACGCAGCATCAGAAGATCCACACTGGAGACAAGCCATATGAATGCAGCGAGTGCGGGAAAGCCTTCAGCCAGCGGTGCCGGCTCACGCGGCATCAGCGCGTCCACACGGGAGAGAAGCCCTTTGAATGCAGCGTGTGTGGGAAAGTGTTCAGTTCAAAATCTTCCGTTATTCAGCATCAGCGGCGTTACGCCAAGCAGGGAATAGACTGA